A stretch of DNA from Mucilaginibacter daejeonensis:
TCTCTTCGCGGGTGCTGTTGAATTTGGTCTTGATGTGCATATCTGATGAGCCAATGCCGGTATGGATACGCGGACGTTTGGCAAATTTCAATGCTTCTACAGCAGCATCGATGTCACCTTTGTGCGCACGGGTAAGCGCACACACGGTAGGGTTATTTACTGCTTTGGCGATCTCCACAACGCTTTGGAAATCGCCCGGACTTGAGGCCGGAAAGCCAGCCTCTATGATGTCAACGCCCAGCGCTTCCAGTTCGCGCGCTATCTCTATCTTTTCAGGCGTGGTCAACTGGCAGCCCGGTACCTGCTCACCATCACGCAAGGTGGTGTCAAATACATAAACTCGGTTTGGATCGTGTAACATATGTTTTATTTTTAGTATCAAGTAGTTAGTATCAAGTATCAAGACGAGACCCTTTTTGAGGTCTTACTACTTGATACTGTATACTTGCTACTATTCTTTTATCGCTATAAATCTTAATCTTTTATAATCGGCGTACCATTGGCCGTTCTCGTTGTAGGCGGGTTCGAGCAGGTCGGTCACCTCTTGCAGTATATCTGCCTGTTCGGCTTCAGGTATGCCTTTAAAGTATTGGCTGCCGAACATTTTGATCCACTTGGCTACGCCCTGGTCGCCGTCTTGCAGCGGTGTTTTGCGGTCAAAATGAGCCGCGTAGGTCACTCTGAAACCGCCACGTTCGAGCAGGTTGGTATACTCGCCCAATGAAGGGAAGTACCAGATCTGCGTTTCGGCCTGCATGGTGTAGCCGCGTTGTTGTAACACTTGTTTAAGCGCGGCTCGTAGTTTACCGACATTGCCCTTACCGCCCATTTCGGCCACAAAGCGGCCGCCTGGTTTGAGTGCCTCGAATACCGAACGGATCACGCCGGCTGAGTTGTGGATCCAGTGTAGCGCCGCGTTCGAGAATACGGCATCACAAGGATACTCTACTGTAAAGTTAGCGGCATCCTCCACCTCGAATCTCACATCAGGGTATTTAAAACGTGCCTGTGCGATCATTTCGGGTGAGTTGTCGGTCCCTATCACATCGGCGCCCTGTTCTTTGATCAATTTGGTGAGGTCGCCGGTGCCGCAGCCAATATCCAATATGGATTCGCCGGCTTTTACGTCCAGTAGCTCCAGCACGTTCTCGCCAAATTGCGATACAAAGCTGTGTTTATCGTCGTATAGATCTGCGTTCCATTTCATGATCGTTATTCGCTATGATTCGTTTGTAATTATTTCAATTCAGGTTTACCCAGGAACTGCAAGACCATCTCACCCATTTCTTTGGTGCCTAATATCTTTTCAGGCTGGGTCTGGCTGTCGGCAATGTCGCCGGTGCGGTAGCCTGCTTTAAGTACCTGGTCAATGGCCGAGGTCACACGCTTGGCTTCTTCTTTGAGGCCAAAGCTGATCTCGAGCATCAGAGCCACCGATAGGATAGAGGCAAGCGGGTTAGCCTTGTTCTGACCGGCAATGTCATGTGCCGAACCGTGGATTGGCTCAAAGAAGCCTGTACCATCGCCAACGGAAGCTGATGCCAGCATACCCATCGATCCCGCGATCTGAGAGGCCTCGTCGGTTAGGATGTCACCGAACAGGTTAGCGGTCAGAACCACGTCGAACTTTTTAGGGTTCTTCACCAGTTGCATGGCGGCATTGTCAATGAACATGTGCTCGGTCTCTACATCTGGATACTCAGGTGCCAGACCTTGTACCACTTCGCGCCATAAGCGTGATGATTCCAGCACGTTGGCCTTATCTACCGAGCAAAGACGTTTACTGCGTGCCTGAGCGGCCTCAAAAGCCTTGCGCGCTATACGCTCTACCTCATAACGATGGTAGATCATCAGGTCAGATGCCGTGTTACGGTCCTCGCTGCGGATCTTCTCACCAAAGTAAACGTCGCCGGTCAATTCGCGGAAGAAAAGGATATCAGTACCGCGCAGTACGGCCGGTTTTAGGCTCGATGCATCCAGCAGCTCATCGAACAGCATGATCGGGCGCAGGTTAGCATACAGGCCAAGTTCCTTCCGGATCTTCAATAAGCCTTGCTCCGGGCGTACCTTGGCCGATGGGTCATTATCATATTTGATGTGACCTATGGCACCGAACAGTATCGCATCGCTGGCTTTTGCTTTTTCAAGTGTTTCATCGGGCAGTGGGTTGCCTGTGGCTTCAATGCCGGCGTGGCCCATCAGCGCTTCGTCGTAAGTGAACTCGTGCTCATATGCCGAAGCGATGTGCTCCAGAACTGCTTTACCCCAGGTAGTTACCTCGGGGCCGATGCCATCACCAGGGATGACCAGGATATGTTTTTTGATTCCCATGTTTTATCAGTATCGTCATTGCGAGGCACGAAGCAATCTCTGAACGCGTTCGTCAGTTCGTCTCCGCAGGGATCGCTTCGTGCCTCGCAATGACGCGTGGGTAGTTAATTACTTATTTTCGTATTCCTCTACTAATTGTTTGTTGCTCAGGATGTAGTCGATATCATCATACCCGTTCAGGAGGCAGGCCTTTTTGTACGGATTGATCTCGAAGCTCTCCTGCTCGCCTGTGCTGGCGATCTTGATGAACTGGTTGTCCAGGTCTACCTCGATCTGGGCGTGTGCATCCTCGTAAACGGTATCGAATATCTTTTTCAAGAACTCGTCGCTCACCTGGATAGGCAGCAGGCCGTTGTTCAGGGCGTTGCCTTTAAATATGTCGGCAAAAAAGCTGCTCACTACCACATCAAAACCATAGTCAGATATGGCCCAGGCGGCATGCTCACGACTACTTCCGCAGCCAAAGTTCTTGCCTGCTACCAGGATCTTACCCGAGTAGGTAGGGTGATTGAGCACGAAATCGGCCTTAGGCTGATCATTCTCATCAAAGCGCCAGTCGCGGAACAAGTTGTTGCCAAAACCTTCACGAGTGGTGGCCTTCAGGAACCTTGCCGGAATGATCTGGTCGGTATCAATATTTTCGATAGGCAAAGGCACTACCGAGGTTTGTAAGTGTTTAAATATCTTGGTCGCCATGTCTTGAACCGGAATTTTAGGAATTTATAGAATTTACAGAATTCATTAAATTCGGGTTTATCTTTTTATTAAATAATCTTTTGAATTGAAGGCTGTTGCTGCCGAAGTTTATCAGCAAGCCCGTCCTAACCTGATAGGCCTCTAAATAGTTGATGGCTTGTGCCAAGTGAATATCCTCTAACTGACTCAGAGCTTTGAGCTCGACCATGATCTCACCTTCTACAAAGAAATCTACTCTTCTGGTGCCGATACATTCATCTCTATAAACGATCGGCATTGCCATTTCTCTTTCAAAGA
This window harbors:
- a CDS encoding methyltransferase domain-containing protein is translated as MKWNADLYDDKHSFVSQFGENVLELLDVKAGESILDIGCGTGDLTKLIKEQGADVIGTDNSPEMIAQARFKYPDVRFEVEDAANFTVEYPCDAVFSNAALHWIHNSAGVIRSVFEALKPGGRFVAEMGGKGNVGKLRAALKQVLQQRGYTMQAETQIWYFPSLGEYTNLLERGGFRVTYAAHFDRKTPLQDGDQGVAKWIKMFGSQYFKGIPEAEQADILQEVTDLLEPAYNENGQWYADYKRLRFIAIKE
- the leuD gene encoding 3-isopropylmalate dehydratase small subunit; translated protein: MATKIFKHLQTSVVPLPIENIDTDQIIPARFLKATTREGFGNNLFRDWRFDENDQPKADFVLNHPTYSGKILVAGKNFGCGSSREHAAWAISDYGFDVVVSSFFADIFKGNALNNGLLPIQVSDEFLKKIFDTVYEDAHAQIEVDLDNQFIKIASTGEQESFEINPYKKACLLNGYDDIDYILSNKQLVEEYENK
- the leuB gene encoding 3-isopropylmalate dehydrogenase, producing the protein MKKHILVIPGDGIGPEVTTWGKAVLEHIASAYEHEFTYDEALMGHAGIEATGNPLPDETLEKAKASDAILFGAIGHIKYDNDPSAKVRPEQGLLKIRKELGLYANLRPIMLFDELLDASSLKPAVLRGTDILFFRELTGDVYFGEKIRSEDRNTASDLMIYHRYEVERIARKAFEAAQARSKRLCSVDKANVLESSRLWREVVQGLAPEYPDVETEHMFIDNAAMQLVKNPKKFDVVLTANLFGDILTDEASQIAGSMGMLASASVGDGTGFFEPIHGSAHDIAGQNKANPLASILSVALMLEISFGLKEEAKRVTSAIDQVLKAGYRTGDIADSQTQPEKILGTKEMGEMVLQFLGKPELK
- a CDS encoding GxxExxY protein; translation: MITANITPTQFNDCTGLIIGCAMRVHATLGNGFQEVIYQRALEIEMKLAGLIFEREMAMPIVYRDECIGTRRVDFFVEGEIMVELKALSQLEDIHLAQAINYLEAYQVRTGLLINFGSNSLQFKRLFNKKINPNLMNSVNSINS